Within the Mucilaginibacter sp. CSA2-8R genome, the region TTTAGAACAACTACCTGCATCATGAACAAACCAGCACAAACCCTAACCGAAAGTTACTTTGACGATGTCTATCGCCATAATGACGACCCCTGGCAGTTTGAAACCAGCGAATACGAACGCCGCAAGTACGAGGCAACTGTGCAAGCTTTACCGCGGTCATCGTACCGGCAAGGGTTTGAAATTGGCTGCTCTATTGGTGTGTTAACCGAACTATTGGCTGGGAAATGTCAGTCGTTGCTTTCTGTAGATACCTCCGAGAAGCCACTCATCCGTGCAAGGCAACGTTTAGCCAAGATGCCGCACGTTACGTTACAGAAAATGGAAGTACCCGATCAGTTTCCGGATTATAGCTTAGATCTGGTTGTGATGTCTGAAGTAGGCTATTACTTATCTATGCCCGATTTGCAGCGGCTTGCACAAAAAATCATCAATCAATTAAACGAGGGTGGTCAGTTGCTGCTGGTGCATTGGACACCCTTTGTGCATGACTACCCATTAACGGGCGACCAAGTGCACGAGACGTTTTTACAACTGAGCGGAGAAGAAAAACAATTTAAGCACTTAACCGGCCTGCGGGAAGATACCTACCGGCTTGATTTGTTTGAAAAACAGGCTCAGGCGGAAAATGCAGAATAAACTGCCTCAAAGCTGTTATTGCTTCTGCTACCGGCTGGTGTTCCTGGTGCTGCAACAGCGCCTGCCGGTGTATCAAGGGTTCGACCTGGGCCCACAGAGCACCAAAATAATTTGCTTTGCCAACCTGTTGGTAAAGCCAGCCCGCCGAACTGCCGATTAATTGCGATACGGCCAGTAATTCAGAACAAGGCCCGGCGGCAATTGCCTTGCGTTCCCAGCAAGTGCGCAACCGTTTACGAGCAAAATATTTGGCCAGCAACACAGCGGCCGAATCAACCATTTGCAGCTTACCCGATTGATGATCGGTTACCCATTTGTTAAGTTGCTCCGAAAAACCAACGGCCACCCGCCCTTGTAACCGCGCTGAGGTGTACACTTTTACATCAAAGCTTTTCCGTATGCGGGCATCGTGTTTGAGCAGTGCTTCGTAAAATGCCATATCTTCCAGGTGTGGTACGCGTGGTAACCGGCCAACATGCTTATACATCTGGCAGGTTACAGCCATGCTGGCTCCAAAAAACTGGAAATGCCTTGGCATCGGGTCGTGTTCCTGCGGATCAATCAGCGCTTCGGCTTTGGCCAAAAGGCACCGGTAAGTTACATCACGGAGGTGAAACTGCCTTGCATCACTGTACCCGGAAAGCGTTAGTATACGCCCGCCAACAGCATCATTACCAGCCTCAATAGCGGCAATATTAAAATGCAACCACTGCCCATCCACTACCGTATCCCCATCGGTTGAAGCAATGATGCCGGCATCATTACCACTGATGGTTAGGCGATGATAAGCCGCATCCATCAATAGCCGCCGGGCGGTACCCACGTTGGCACAAGGCTTGGGCAAGTTAACTTGTTCAATAAGTAGTTGAAATTCGGGATACTGTTGCTGATAGTTTTTAGCAACCCGGTATGACCCGTCGTTGGAATTATTAATGAGTAGCAACACCTCATATATGTTAGCCGGATAGGTATTTCCTGTCGCATCCCGCTGGCAACGCAGTGCATTTAAGGTATGCATCAATCCTGCAGCCTCATTTTTTACGGGCACCACTACACACACTTTAACTTTGGGCTTAAGCGGCACATCACGAAACAGCGAAACGTTAATTTGCGGCAGGTCTATATTCATCAACTATCGGCTATCGGCTTATTTTACAAACCGTATACACAACGCAAGGTGATAATTATAGTTTGATATCAGTGGTAATTTGAACAAAAAATAAAATATTAATACAATTTTGTTCTTATTAAATAAAGAAGTCGCTGTGCGGTTTGAGTACCGAAGCACGCAAAAAGGGTGAAGATTTACTTCACCGCCCATTGTTAAACAGTGCAATCTAATTTCTTACCGTCCCAACCGGTAACCAACGGTTGATGTAATTCGTGCCACCGGTTTACAGACCGGTCGATGTTTTTCATGTCTTTTTCTATCAACTTACTTAACCGGCTGATACTTCGCTGGTAGCCCCGTTTGGTGTAGTATGATTTCAATTTATGCTGTACAGTGTTA harbors:
- a CDS encoding glycosyltransferase family A protein, with protein sequence MNIDLPQINVSLFRDVPLKPKVKVCVVVPVKNEAAGLMHTLNALRCQRDATGNTYPANIYEVLLLINNSNDGSYRVAKNYQQQYPEFQLLIEQVNLPKPCANVGTARRLLMDAAYHRLTISGNDAGIIASTDGDTVVDGQWLHFNIAAIEAGNDAVGGRILTLSGYSDARQFHLRDVTYRCLLAKAEALIDPQEHDPMPRHFQFFGASMAVTCQMYKHVGRLPRVPHLEDMAFYEALLKHDARIRKSFDVKVYTSARLQGRVAVGFSEQLNKWVTDHQSGKLQMVDSAAVLLAKYFARKRLRTCWERKAIAAGPCSELLAVSQLIGSSAGWLYQQVGKANYFGALWAQVEPLIHRQALLQHQEHQPVAEAITALRQFILHFPPEPVFQTNQAGRYLPAGRLSA
- a CDS encoding SAM-dependent methyltransferase — translated: MNKPAQTLTESYFDDVYRHNDDPWQFETSEYERRKYEATVQALPRSSYRQGFEIGCSIGVLTELLAGKCQSLLSVDTSEKPLIRARQRLAKMPHVTLQKMEVPDQFPDYSLDLVVMSEVGYYLSMPDLQRLAQKIINQLNEGGQLLLVHWTPFVHDYPLTGDQVHETFLQLSGEEKQFKHLTGLREDTYRLDLFEKQAQAENAE